The Sulfurimonas lithotrophica genome includes a region encoding these proteins:
- a CDS encoding ExbD/TolR family protein, with protein sequence MQTKKFDSINVVPFIDIMLVLLVIVLTTASFVAKGIIPVDLPDSKSAAKQEDIKNLTITIKKNGEILFDKEKVLKKDIESKLSSYKTKTPIHINCDKDAKFDLFVDLLDILKLKNFKNLGIITQKDK encoded by the coding sequence TTGCAAACTAAAAAGTTTGACTCTATAAACGTCGTACCTTTTATAGACATTATGTTGGTTCTTCTGGTAATCGTTTTGACGACTGCATCATTTGTGGCAAAAGGAATTATCCCCGTCGATTTGCCTGATTCTAAAAGTGCCGCTAAACAAGAAGATATAAAAAATCTTACTATTACTATCAAAAAAAACGGAGAGATTTTATTTGATAAAGAGAAGGTGTTAAAAAAAGATATTGAGAGTAAACTCTCTTCTTATAAAACAAAAACACCTATCCATATCAACTGTGATAAAGATGCGAAGTTTGATTTGTTTGTTGATTTATTGGATATTTTAAAATTAAAAAATTTTAAAAACCTTGGAATTATTACGCAAAAAGATAAGTAA
- a CDS encoding sulfite exporter TauE/SafE family protein translates to MEYATFFSIFIIGLSYGATACMFSCMPFLSPLLVKNSGNSKEALSVILPFSAGRIVSYTFIAIIAYLSSAWVKQMLNNNTLFSFILGISTIGMGLYLLYKSYKPSFSCGHTTSIIKQPKLNKFGFFTIGATMSINPCAPIMALLAVAANSTNIYNTIGLGIFFGLGAVIFSILFYGFIVSKLINGLLQQFSSYKLIVERTAALLLIVVGVLVLNGILIL, encoded by the coding sequence ATGGAATATGCAACATTTTTTTCAATTTTCATAATTGGTCTCTCTTATGGGGCTACCGCATGTATGTTTTCCTGTATGCCTTTTTTAAGTCCGTTATTGGTAAAAAATTCAGGAAATTCCAAAGAAGCATTAAGTGTGATACTGCCTTTTAGTGCAGGAAGAATAGTCTCTTATACTTTTATAGCAATTATTGCATATTTAAGCTCGGCTTGGGTAAAACAGATGTTAAACAACAATACGCTATTTAGCTTTATTTTAGGAATAAGTACTATCGGTATGGGTTTATACTTACTATATAAAAGCTATAAGCCTTCATTCTCCTGCGGACATACTACATCAATAATAAAACAACCAAAACTAAATAAATTCGGTTTTTTTACTATCGGTGCAACGATGTCGATCAATCCGTGTGCACCTATAATGGCTCTTTTAGCCGTAGCTGCAAACAGCACTAATATATATAACACTATCGGTTTGGGAATTTTTTTCGGACTCGGGGCGGTTATATTTTCAATTTTATTTTACGGGTTTATAGTTTCTAAACTTATCAATGGTTTATTACAACAATTTAGTTCATATAAACTCATAGTGGAAAGAACGGCGGCACTTTTACTTATTGTAGTAGGTGTGCTTGTTCTAAACGGTATTTTAATACTTTAA